Part of the Actinomycetes bacterium genome, CGCCGCGTCCAGCTTGGGGGTGCGCTCCCGCGACGCCGTGGCGGCGACCGCCAGCTGCTGGGCGGTGGTCAGCTCCTCGGTGAGGTAGCGCTGCATGGTGAGGGTCGCGTCACCCTCGGCCAGAGCGCTGTAGGCGGCCACCTCGTCGTCGCGGCCCTGGGCCTGGAGCCGGTCCGATCGGGTGAGGTCGAAGTGCTGGTCGGTGACGGCATGGGTCAGCTCGTGGGAGAGCACGAACTCGGCGTACGGGTCGAGCCCCTGGCTGGAGCGCACGTACAGCCGCCCCTTGCCCGGCGGCTTGCCAGGGACGTAGAAGCCGAGCACGGTCTCGGCCTGGACCGAGCGGATCAGCTTGGGCAGGTTGGTGTCCGGACGCAGCTCGCCCAGCAGCACCAGGGCGCGACCCTGCCGGGTCAGGGCCGCCTCGTCGGTGTCGTCGTCGATCGCGCGCAGCAGCTCGGTGGCGAGCTTGGCCGGGGGCAGGATCTTGGTCGGCACCGCGCGGGTGAACCGCAGGCCCCGGACCTGCTCCACCCGGCGCTCGACCCCCGCGATGGCGACCCGCGCCTGGCCGTTGGCCGGCGGGGCGCTCGCCGGCGGCGCGGTCGACGCCGGCGGGGCGGGCGTCGTGGCCGGCGCGGCGCTCCGGTCCCGGCTGCGGGCGGCCAGGGACAGGCCGCCCCCTGCGGCCAGCACGGCCAGCAGCGCGACGACCAGCACGGCGGGCAGCAGGGCGCCCCGCCGCGGGGACGGCGGCGGCACCGGCGGCGGCCACTGCCCAGGCACCGGCGGCCACTGCCCAGGCTCCCGCCCTCGCGGGCCCGGGGATCCTCGAGCCGGCCACCCCTGCGTTCCCGGGGGCGGCTGGGGCGACCCCCACTGCGGCCGGGCGCCGGGGGGCTGTGAGCCGGCAGGCGGGGTCGACCCCCACTGTGGCCGGGCGCCGGGGGGCGGCGGGCCAGGTGGCGGCAGCCAGGCCGGCCGGTCCGGCTGCGGCGGCTCGTCCCCGTCTGGAGGCACCCCGGGGGAGGAAGGCGGAGCGGGGGCGTCGTCGCTCACGCGGTGCCCTCGGTCTCCGGGGGCGGCCTCGCGATCACGTCGAGCCCTTGGCCGCTCCGGCTCCGGTTTCCGGGCCGGCCCCGTTCGCGGCGCCGGCGCGCGCGCCCGTCCCCGTCCGGGCGGTGACTTCCTCTTGCGACAGGCGCCGGAACGACCGCCGCGGGCGGCCGCGCTCGAGCACGGCGACCTCGAGCCGAGCGGTGCTGTCGCCGCTCGGGGTGGCGGCGCGCAGGGTACGCACGGCCAGGTCGGTCGCGCCGCCAAGGTCCAGGCCCTCGCTGTAGCTCCGCTGCAGCTCCGCGTTCAGCTCGTCGGACTGGCCGCCCATGGCCAGGAAGCCCTTGCGGTCCACCACCGTCCCGTCGTAGAGCACGTGGTAGAGCGCGTTGGCGGCGCCCTCGGTGCCCACCTCGGCCACGCACAGCTCGATCTCGTACGGCTTGGGCTCCTGGATGAAGATCTGGCCGAGGTTCTGGGAGTAGAAGTTGGCGATGGCCCGCGAGGTGACGTCCTCGCGGCCGTAGGCGTAGCCGCGGATGTCGGCCAGGCGGACGCCGGCGACCCGCAGGTTCTCGAGCTCTGAGAACTTGCCCACGGCGGCGAAGGCGATCCGGTCGTAGATCTCGGCGATCTTGTGAAGGTGGCTGGACGGGTTCTCGGCGACGAAGACGATGCCGCCCGCGTACTCCAGCACCACCAGCGGGCGCCCGCGTGAGATGCCCTTGCGGGCGAAGTCCGCCTTGTCCTTCATCTGCTGCTCGGGCGAGACGTAGAACCCCATGCTCATCTGGTGCTACCCCTCCCCTCGGCCACGGGCTTCCACGATCCGCTCGGTCGCCGCCCGCAGATCGTCGTCGCTTACGCGCTGGTACCCCTCGGCGGTCACCGTGGCCACGATCGGGAAGATCCCCCGGATCAGGTCGGGGCCTCCGGTGCCGGCGTCCTCGTCGGCCGCGTCGTACAGCGCCTCGACGAGCACGTCCACGGCGCTGGCACGGTCCATGTCGTGGCGGTAGCGTTTCTTCAGACTGCCGCGTGCGTCCTTGCCGCCCGAGCCGTTGGCGTGGTAGTCGGTGTCCTCGTAGCGGCCGCCGGTGACGTCGTAGCGGAAGATCCGCCCGGTCTCCTTGCGCTGGTCGTAGCCGGAGAACAGGGGCACGACAACCAGGCCCTGCATGGCCAGGGGCAGGTTGGTGCGCACCATCTGGCCCAGCTTGTTGGCCTTGCCCTCGAGCGAGAGGGTCAGGCCCTCGACCTTCTCGTAGTGCTCCAGCTCGGTCTGGAACAGGCGCACCATCTCGATCGCGGGCCCGGCCGCCCCGGCGATCGCCACCGCCGAGTAGTCGTCGGCCGGGAACACCTTCTCGATGTCGCGCTGGGCGATCGAGAGCCCCTCGGTGGCGCGCCGGTCCCCGCCGATGACCACCCCGTCGGTGTACCGGAGCGCGGCCACCGTGGTCGCGTGCGGCACCTCCGTCAGCGGCCCGCCGA contains:
- the prcA gene encoding proteasome subunit alpha — protein: MSMGFYVSPEQQMKDKADFARKGISRGRPLVVLEYAGGIVFVAENPSSHLHKIAEIYDRIAFAAVGKFSELENLRVAGVRLADIRGYAYGREDVTSRAIANFYSQNLGQIFIQEPKPYEIELCVAEVGTEGAANALYHVLYDGTVVDRKGFLAMGGQSDELNAELQRSYSEGLDLGGATDLAVRTLRAATPSGDSTARLEVAVLERGRPRRSFRRLSQEEVTARTGTGARAGAANGAGPETGAGAAKGST
- the prcB gene encoding proteasome subunit beta — its product is MRDPLNGPALFSPSFIDALRSYAPELLAPPALGGPLTEVPHATTVAALRYTDGVVIGGDRRATEGLSIAQRDIEKVFPADDYSAVAIAGAAGPAIEMVRLFQTELEHYEKVEGLTLSLEGKANKLGQMVRTNLPLAMQGLVVVPLFSGYDQRKETGRIFRYDVTGGRYEDTDYHANGSGGKDARGSLKKRYRHDMDRASAVDVLVEALYDAADEDAGTGGPDLIRGIFPIVATVTAEGYQRVSDDDLRAATERIVEARGRGEG